The proteins below come from a single Leopardus geoffroyi isolate Oge1 chromosome D3, O.geoffroyi_Oge1_pat1.0, whole genome shotgun sequence genomic window:
- the TFIP11 gene encoding tuftelin-interacting protein 11 isoform X2 translates to MSLSHLYRDGEGHMDDDEDERENFEITDWDLQNEFNPNRQRHWQTKEEATYGVWAERDSDEERPSFGGKRARDYSAPVNFISAGLKKGAAEEAELEDSDDEEKPVKQDDFPKDFGPKKLKTGGNFKPSQKGFAGGTKSFMDFGSWERHTKGIGQKLLQKMGYVPGRGLGKNAQGIINPIEARQRKGKGAVGAYGSERTTQSLQDFPVVDSEEEAEEEFQKELSQWRKDPSGSKKKPKYSYKTVEELKAKGRISKKLAAPQKELSQVIDMTGREQKVYYSYSQISHKHSVPDDGLPPQSQLPPLPGKEAKAPGFALPELEHNLQLLIDLTEQEIIQSDRQLQYERDMVVNLSHELEKMSEVLEHEERVIANLSKVLEMVEECERRMQPACGDPLTLDECARVFETLQDKYYEEYRMSDRVDLAVAIVYPLVKEYFKEWDPLKDCSYGTEVISRWKSLLENDQLLSHGGQDLSADAFHRLIWEVWMPFVRNIITQWQPRNCDPMVDFLDSWVHIIPVWILDNILDQLIFPKLQKEVENWNPLTDTVPIHSWVHPWLPLMQARLEPLYSPIRSKLSSALQKWHPSDSSAKLILQPWKDVFTPGSWEAFMVKNIVPKLGMCLGELVINPHQQHMDAFYWVIDWEGMISVSSLVGLLEKHFFPKWLQVLCSWLSNSPNYEEITKWYLGWKSMFSDQVLAHPSVKDKFNEALDIMNRAVSSNVGAYMQPGARENIAYLTHTERRKDFQYEAMQERREAENMAQRGIGVAASSVPMNFKDLIETKAEEHNIVFMPVIGKRHEGKQLYTFGRIVIYIDRGVVFVQGEKTWVPTSLQSLIDMAK, encoded by the exons ATGTCGCTGTCCCACTTGTACCGGGATGGCGAAGGCCACATGGATGATGACGAGGACGAGCGGGAGAACTTTGAGATCACCGACTGGGATCTCCAGAATGAATTCAACCCCAACCGGCAGCGCCACTGGCAGACCAAGGAAGAGGCCACGTACGGAGTGTGGGCAGAGCGAGACTCGGATGAAGAGAGGCCCAGCTTTGGAGGCAAACG GGCCCGAGACTACTCCGCGCCAGTCAACTTCATCAGCGCCGGCCTCAAGAAAGGGGCAGCAGAGGAGGCGGAGCTGGAAGATTCCGACGACGAGGAGAAGCCTGTTAAGCAGGATGACTTTCCTAAGGATTTCGGACCCAAGAAGTTAAAGACG ggTGGCAATTTTAAACCCAGCCAGAAAGGCTTTGCAGGAGGAACCAAGTCTTTCATGGATTTTGGCAGCTGGGAAAGACACACCAAGGGAATTGGACAGAAGCTGCTGCAGAAGATGGGCTACGTCCCTGGAAGGGGGCTCGGGAAGAATGCACAAG GTATCATTAACCCAATcgaagccagacagagaaagggcaAAGGTGCCGTGGGCGCTTACGGCTCTGAGCGTACCACTCAGTCCCTGCAAGACTTCCCCGTGGTTGACTCAGAAGAAGAAGCGGAAGAG GAGTTTCAGAAGGAGCTGAGCCAGTGGAGGAAAGACCCCAGCGGAAGCAAGAAGAAGCCCAAATACTCTTACAAGACGGTGGAGGAGCTGAAAGCCAAGGGCAGGATCAGCAAGAAGCTCGCCGCCCCCCAGAAGGAGCTTTCTCAG GTCATCGACATGACCGGCCGGGAGCAGAAGGTCTACTACAGCTACAGCCAGATCAGCCACAAGCACAGCGTCCCCGACGACGGGCTGCCGCCGCAGTCCCAGCTGCCGCCGCTGCCCGGCAAAGAGGCCAAGGCGCCGGGCTTCGCGCTGCCCGAGCTGGAGCACAACCTGCAGCTGCTCATCGACCTTACAGAGCAGGAGATCATCCAGAGTGACCGGCAGCTGCAGTACGAGCGCGACATGGTGGTCAACCTGTCGCACGAGCTGGAGAAGATGTCGGAGGTCCTGGAGCACGAGGAGCGGGTCATCGCCAACCTCAGCAAGGTCCTGGAGATGGTGGAGGAGTGCGAGCGGCGCATGCAGCCCGCCTGCGGCGACCCCCTCACCCTGGACGAGTGCGCCCGAGTCTTCGAGACCCTGCAGGACAAGTACTACGAGGAGTACCGGATGTCCGACCGCGTGGACCTGGCTGTGGCCATCGTCTACCCGCTTGTGAAGGAGTACTTTAAGGAGTGGGACCCGCTCAAG GACTGCTCGTACGGCACGGAGGTCATCTCCAGGTGGAAGAGCCTCCTTGAGAACGACCAGCTCTTATCTCACGGTGGGCAGGACCTCTCGGCGGACGCCTTTCACAG GCTGATATGGGAAGTCTGGATGCCATTTGTTCGAAATATCATCACTCAATGGCAGCCGAGGAACTGTGACCCGATGGTGGACTTCTTGGACAGCTGGGTGCACATTATTCCCGTGTGGATCTTAGATAACATACTGGACCAGCTCATCTTCCCCAAGCTGCAGAAGGAG GTGGAAAACTGGAACCCGCTGACGGACACCGTGCCCATCCACTCGTGGGTCCACCCGTGGCTGCCCCTCATGCAGGCGCGCCTGGAGCCGCTCTACTCCCCCATCCGCAGCAAGCTGTCCAGCGCCCTGCAGAAGTGGCACCCCAGCGACTCCTCGGCCAAGCTCATCCTCCAGCCCTGGAAAGACGTCTTCACCCCCGGCTCCTGGGAGGCATTCATGGTCAAGAACATAGTGCCCAAGCTGG GGATGTGTCTTGGGGAATTAGTCATTAACCCTCACCAGCAGCACATGGATGCTTTTTACTGGGTCATCGACTGGGAAGGGATGATCTCCGTCTCCAGCCTGGTGGGGCTTCTCGAAAAGCACTTCTTCCCCAAGTGGCTTCAG GTGCTGTGCTCTTGGCTTAGTAACAGCCCAAATTATGAGGAGATCACCAAGTGGTACCTGGGCTGGAAGTCCATGTTCTCAGATCAAGTGCTGGCACACCCATCCGTCAAGGACAAATTCAATGAAGCGCTCGATATCATGAACAGGGCAGTGTCCTCCAACGTCG GTGCCTACATGCAGCCCGGGGCACGGGAGAACATCGCCTACCTCACCCACACGGAGCGGAGGAAGGACTTCCAGTACGAGGCCATGCAGGAGCGACGGGAGGCTGAGAACATGGCCCAGAGGGGCATCGGCGTGGCCGCCAGCTCTGTGCCCATGAACTTCAAGGACCTCATTGAGACCAAGGCCGAGGAGCACAACATCGTCTTCATGCCGGTCATCGGGAAGCGACATGAAGGGAAGCAGCTCTACACGTTTGGCCGCATCGTCATCTACATCGACCGGGGGGTGGTGTTCGTCCAGGGTGAGAAGACCTGGGTGCCCACCTCCCTGCAGAGCCTGATTGACATGGCCAAGTAG
- the TFIP11 gene encoding tuftelin-interacting protein 11 isoform X1 — MSLSHLYRDGEGHMDDDEDERENFEITDWDLQNEFNPNRQRHWQTKEEATYGVWAERDSDEERPSFGGKRARDYSAPVNFISAGLKKGAAEEAELEDSDDEEKPVKQDDFPKDFGPKKLKTGGNFKPSQKGFAGGTKSFMDFGSWERHTKGIGQKLLQKMGYVPGRGLGKNAQGIINPIEARQRKGKGAVGAYGSERTTQSLQDFPVVDSEEEAEEEFQKELSQWRKDPSGSKKKPKYSYKTVEELKAKGRISKKLAAPQKELSQVKVIDMTGREQKVYYSYSQISHKHSVPDDGLPPQSQLPPLPGKEAKAPGFALPELEHNLQLLIDLTEQEIIQSDRQLQYERDMVVNLSHELEKMSEVLEHEERVIANLSKVLEMVEECERRMQPACGDPLTLDECARVFETLQDKYYEEYRMSDRVDLAVAIVYPLVKEYFKEWDPLKDCSYGTEVISRWKSLLENDQLLSHGGQDLSADAFHRLIWEVWMPFVRNIITQWQPRNCDPMVDFLDSWVHIIPVWILDNILDQLIFPKLQKEVENWNPLTDTVPIHSWVHPWLPLMQARLEPLYSPIRSKLSSALQKWHPSDSSAKLILQPWKDVFTPGSWEAFMVKNIVPKLGMCLGELVINPHQQHMDAFYWVIDWEGMISVSSLVGLLEKHFFPKWLQVLCSWLSNSPNYEEITKWYLGWKSMFSDQVLAHPSVKDKFNEALDIMNRAVSSNVGAYMQPGARENIAYLTHTERRKDFQYEAMQERREAENMAQRGIGVAASSVPMNFKDLIETKAEEHNIVFMPVIGKRHEGKQLYTFGRIVIYIDRGVVFVQGEKTWVPTSLQSLIDMAK; from the exons ATGTCGCTGTCCCACTTGTACCGGGATGGCGAAGGCCACATGGATGATGACGAGGACGAGCGGGAGAACTTTGAGATCACCGACTGGGATCTCCAGAATGAATTCAACCCCAACCGGCAGCGCCACTGGCAGACCAAGGAAGAGGCCACGTACGGAGTGTGGGCAGAGCGAGACTCGGATGAAGAGAGGCCCAGCTTTGGAGGCAAACG GGCCCGAGACTACTCCGCGCCAGTCAACTTCATCAGCGCCGGCCTCAAGAAAGGGGCAGCAGAGGAGGCGGAGCTGGAAGATTCCGACGACGAGGAGAAGCCTGTTAAGCAGGATGACTTTCCTAAGGATTTCGGACCCAAGAAGTTAAAGACG ggTGGCAATTTTAAACCCAGCCAGAAAGGCTTTGCAGGAGGAACCAAGTCTTTCATGGATTTTGGCAGCTGGGAAAGACACACCAAGGGAATTGGACAGAAGCTGCTGCAGAAGATGGGCTACGTCCCTGGAAGGGGGCTCGGGAAGAATGCACAAG GTATCATTAACCCAATcgaagccagacagagaaagggcaAAGGTGCCGTGGGCGCTTACGGCTCTGAGCGTACCACTCAGTCCCTGCAAGACTTCCCCGTGGTTGACTCAGAAGAAGAAGCGGAAGAG GAGTTTCAGAAGGAGCTGAGCCAGTGGAGGAAAGACCCCAGCGGAAGCAAGAAGAAGCCCAAATACTCTTACAAGACGGTGGAGGAGCTGAAAGCCAAGGGCAGGATCAGCAAGAAGCTCGCCGCCCCCCAGAAGGAGCTTTCTCAGGTCAAG GTCATCGACATGACCGGCCGGGAGCAGAAGGTCTACTACAGCTACAGCCAGATCAGCCACAAGCACAGCGTCCCCGACGACGGGCTGCCGCCGCAGTCCCAGCTGCCGCCGCTGCCCGGCAAAGAGGCCAAGGCGCCGGGCTTCGCGCTGCCCGAGCTGGAGCACAACCTGCAGCTGCTCATCGACCTTACAGAGCAGGAGATCATCCAGAGTGACCGGCAGCTGCAGTACGAGCGCGACATGGTGGTCAACCTGTCGCACGAGCTGGAGAAGATGTCGGAGGTCCTGGAGCACGAGGAGCGGGTCATCGCCAACCTCAGCAAGGTCCTGGAGATGGTGGAGGAGTGCGAGCGGCGCATGCAGCCCGCCTGCGGCGACCCCCTCACCCTGGACGAGTGCGCCCGAGTCTTCGAGACCCTGCAGGACAAGTACTACGAGGAGTACCGGATGTCCGACCGCGTGGACCTGGCTGTGGCCATCGTCTACCCGCTTGTGAAGGAGTACTTTAAGGAGTGGGACCCGCTCAAG GACTGCTCGTACGGCACGGAGGTCATCTCCAGGTGGAAGAGCCTCCTTGAGAACGACCAGCTCTTATCTCACGGTGGGCAGGACCTCTCGGCGGACGCCTTTCACAG GCTGATATGGGAAGTCTGGATGCCATTTGTTCGAAATATCATCACTCAATGGCAGCCGAGGAACTGTGACCCGATGGTGGACTTCTTGGACAGCTGGGTGCACATTATTCCCGTGTGGATCTTAGATAACATACTGGACCAGCTCATCTTCCCCAAGCTGCAGAAGGAG GTGGAAAACTGGAACCCGCTGACGGACACCGTGCCCATCCACTCGTGGGTCCACCCGTGGCTGCCCCTCATGCAGGCGCGCCTGGAGCCGCTCTACTCCCCCATCCGCAGCAAGCTGTCCAGCGCCCTGCAGAAGTGGCACCCCAGCGACTCCTCGGCCAAGCTCATCCTCCAGCCCTGGAAAGACGTCTTCACCCCCGGCTCCTGGGAGGCATTCATGGTCAAGAACATAGTGCCCAAGCTGG GGATGTGTCTTGGGGAATTAGTCATTAACCCTCACCAGCAGCACATGGATGCTTTTTACTGGGTCATCGACTGGGAAGGGATGATCTCCGTCTCCAGCCTGGTGGGGCTTCTCGAAAAGCACTTCTTCCCCAAGTGGCTTCAG GTGCTGTGCTCTTGGCTTAGTAACAGCCCAAATTATGAGGAGATCACCAAGTGGTACCTGGGCTGGAAGTCCATGTTCTCAGATCAAGTGCTGGCACACCCATCCGTCAAGGACAAATTCAATGAAGCGCTCGATATCATGAACAGGGCAGTGTCCTCCAACGTCG GTGCCTACATGCAGCCCGGGGCACGGGAGAACATCGCCTACCTCACCCACACGGAGCGGAGGAAGGACTTCCAGTACGAGGCCATGCAGGAGCGACGGGAGGCTGAGAACATGGCCCAGAGGGGCATCGGCGTGGCCGCCAGCTCTGTGCCCATGAACTTCAAGGACCTCATTGAGACCAAGGCCGAGGAGCACAACATCGTCTTCATGCCGGTCATCGGGAAGCGACATGAAGGGAAGCAGCTCTACACGTTTGGCCGCATCGTCATCTACATCGACCGGGGGGTGGTGTTCGTCCAGGGTGAGAAGACCTGGGTGCCCACCTCCCTGCAGAGCCTGATTGACATGGCCAAGTAG